The following are encoded together in the Magnetospirillum gryphiswaldense MSR-1 v2 genome:
- a CDS encoding segregation and condensation protein A, with protein MQVDVFQEDEGAPQRSAEDRLVLDLDGFEGPLDVLLALAREQKVDLAKISILKLADQYLEFVHRIRQRHLDLAAEYLVMAAWLAYLKSRLLLPEPEPEQEGELSAAEMADILAFRLRRLEAMQKIGTTLVNRARLGRDIFARGEPENVAVITHSLFDVQLFDLLKAYSDHVVRTSVRTLHIEAPDLYSVEDALRRLEHMLGTMPDWSVLSAYLPAIHGDPLKMKSAVASTFIAALELAKQGRLQLRQDGGAYSPIYVKAGEVAA; from the coding sequence ATGCAGGTCGATGTTTTCCAGGAAGACGAAGGTGCCCCCCAGCGATCCGCCGAGGATCGGCTGGTGCTGGACCTTGACGGCTTCGAGGGGCCGCTGGATGTGCTGCTGGCCCTGGCGCGCGAGCAAAAAGTCGATCTGGCCAAGATTTCCATCCTGAAACTGGCCGATCAATACCTGGAATTCGTCCATCGCATCCGCCAGCGCCATCTGGATCTGGCGGCGGAATATCTGGTGATGGCGGCATGGCTGGCCTATTTGAAGTCGCGCCTGCTGCTGCCCGAACCGGAACCGGAACAAGAAGGTGAACTGAGCGCCGCCGAAATGGCCGATATCCTGGCCTTTCGCTTGCGCCGGCTGGAAGCCATGCAGAAGATCGGCACCACCTTGGTCAACCGGGCGCGCTTGGGCCGCGACATCTTTGCCCGAGGCGAGCCCGAGAATGTGGCCGTCATCACCCATTCCCTGTTCGACGTGCAATTGTTCGATCTGTTGAAGGCCTATTCCGACCATGTGGTACGCACTTCGGTGCGAACTCTTCACATCGAGGCCCCCGATCTGTACTCGGTCGAGGACGCCTTGCGTCGGTTGGAACACATGTTGGGGACCATGCCCGACTGGTCGGTGCTGTCGGCCTATCTGCCCGCCATCCACGGCGATCCGCTGAAGATGAAATCGGCGGTGGCCTCTACCTTCATCGCCGCCCTGGAACTGGCCAAACAAGGCCGTCTGCAATTGCGTCAGGATGGCGGCGCCTATTCCCCCATTTACGTCAAGGCCGGCGAGGTGGCGGCGTGA
- a CDS encoding exodeoxyribonuclease III, whose amino-acid sequence MVRIATWNINSVKARLPNVMDWLQSAKPDVLLLQEIKCQDDGFPTLDFQSAGWQVAVHGQKSYNGVAILSRHTLDNIQIRLPGDEADEQARYIQADIRGLRIASLYLPNGNPCPGEKFDYKLRWMRRLVDHAKTLLDQGMPFVLGGDYNICPTDADVYDPAGWADDALCRPESRALFRELCHLGLTEAFRALHPQPGLYTFWDYQAGAWPRGNGLRIDHFLLSPAAADRLIACDIDKEPRGREKASDHTPIWIDLN is encoded by the coding sequence ATGGTCCGCATCGCCACCTGGAACATCAATTCGGTCAAAGCCCGCCTGCCCAACGTGATGGATTGGCTGCAATCCGCCAAGCCCGATGTGCTGCTGTTGCAGGAAATCAAATGCCAGGACGACGGCTTTCCCACCTTGGATTTTCAATCCGCCGGCTGGCAGGTGGCCGTGCATGGGCAGAAATCCTATAACGGCGTCGCCATCTTGTCGCGCCACACGCTGGACAATATCCAAATCCGCCTGCCCGGCGACGAAGCCGACGAACAGGCCCGCTATATCCAGGCCGACATCCGGGGCTTGCGCATCGCGTCCTTGTACCTGCCCAACGGCAATCCCTGCCCCGGTGAAAAGTTCGATTACAAATTGCGCTGGATGCGCCGGCTGGTCGACCACGCCAAGACCTTGCTGGACCAGGGCATGCCCTTTGTGCTGGGCGGCGATTACAACATCTGCCCCACCGATGCCGACGTCTATGACCCGGCGGGCTGGGCCGACGACGCCCTGTGCCGCCCGGAAAGCCGCGCCCTGTTCCGCGAATTGTGCCATCTCGGCCTGACCGAGGCCTTCCGCGCCCTCCACCCCCAGCCCGGTCTTTACACCTTCTGGGATTATCAGGCCGGGGCATGGCCGCGCGGCAACGGCCTGCGCATCGACCATTTCCTGCTGTCGCCCGCCGCCGCCGACCGATTGATCGCCTGTGACATCGACAAGGAACCGCGCGGGCGGGAAAAGGCCAGCGATCACACCCCCATCTGGATCGACCTAAATTAA
- the argS gene encoding arginine--tRNA ligase — translation MNLFKYFRQEIIAALSRLDLPSGLDTSKVTAEPPREEAHGDVATNAAMVLSKAAGQKPRDLAEALAAQLRAHPAVAAVEIAGPGFINLRLVDSFWAERLAEVLQAGAAYGDSDMGGNRPINVEYVSANPTGPMHIGHARGAVIGDALASLLAKAGYAVTREYYINDAGAQVDVLARSIHLRYREALGEEIGEIPEGLYPGDYLQPAGKTLAAIHGDDFKDAPESEWLARFRLFAVDAMMDMIRDDLAALGVKHDVFTSERGLVESGKVDAALDFLAGLGQVYEGVLEPPKGKVLDDWEPRPQTLFRATAFGDDVDRPLKKSDGSWTYFASDIAYHLDKYRRGFPAMIDIWGADHGGYVKRMQAAVKAVSEGGGDLDVKLCQMVNLMKGGQPFKMSKRAGTFVTLRDLVDQVGKDVVRFIMLTRKNDAHLDFDLDKVLEQSRDNPVFYVQYAHARCHSVLRHGAQALPGADLSAAALATGPLSRLTDPAELAVIKLLAGWPRLVESAAEAHEPHRVAFYLNDVAAAFHGLWNKGKDDTQLRFLIEGDAELSLARMGLVRAVADVIASGLAVFGVEPVEEMR, via the coding sequence ATGAACCTGTTCAAGTATTTCCGCCAAGAGATCATCGCCGCCCTGTCCCGCCTGGACCTGCCGTCGGGCCTGGACACCAGCAAGGTGACCGCCGAACCCCCGCGTGAGGAAGCCCATGGCGACGTGGCGACCAACGCGGCCATGGTGCTGTCCAAGGCCGCCGGGCAAAAGCCGCGCGATCTGGCCGAGGCTTTGGCGGCGCAATTGCGGGCGCATCCGGCGGTGGCGGCAGTGGAAATCGCCGGTCCCGGCTTCATCAATCTGCGTCTGGTCGACAGCTTCTGGGCCGAGCGTCTGGCGGAAGTGCTGCAGGCCGGCGCGGCCTATGGCGATTCCGACATGGGCGGCAACCGTCCCATCAACGTCGAGTACGTGTCGGCCAATCCCACCGGCCCCATGCATATCGGCCACGCCCGTGGCGCGGTGATCGGCGACGCTTTGGCTTCGTTGCTGGCCAAGGCCGGCTATGCCGTCACCCGCGAATATTACATCAACGATGCCGGTGCCCAGGTGGACGTGCTGGCCCGGTCCATCCATCTGCGTTACCGCGAGGCCCTGGGCGAAGAGATCGGCGAAATCCCCGAAGGCCTTTATCCGGGTGATTACCTGCAACCGGCGGGCAAGACCCTGGCGGCGATCCATGGCGACGATTTCAAGGATGCGCCGGAAAGCGAATGGCTGGCCCGGTTCCGCCTGTTCGCCGTCGATGCCATGATGGACATGATCCGTGACGATCTCGCCGCCTTGGGCGTCAAGCACGACGTCTTCACCTCGGAACGCGGGCTGGTGGAAAGTGGCAAGGTGGATGCGGCGCTCGACTTTCTGGCCGGTCTGGGCCAGGTCTATGAAGGCGTGCTGGAACCGCCCAAGGGCAAGGTTCTCGATGATTGGGAGCCGCGCCCGCAGACCCTGTTCCGCGCCACCGCCTTTGGCGACGACGTCGATCGTCCGTTGAAGAAGTCGGACGGCTCGTGGACCTATTTCGCCTCGGATATCGCCTATCACCTGGATAAGTACCGGCGAGGCTTCCCCGCCATGATCGACATCTGGGGTGCCGATCACGGCGGCTATGTCAAGCGCATGCAGGCCGCCGTCAAGGCAGTGAGCGAGGGCGGCGGTGACCTGGACGTGAAATTGTGCCAGATGGTCAATCTGATGAAGGGCGGACAGCCGTTCAAGATGAGCAAGCGGGCCGGCACCTTCGTCACTCTGCGCGATCTGGTCGATCAGGTGGGCAAAGACGTGGTCCGCTTCATCATGTTGACCCGCAAGAACGACGCCCATCTGGATTTCGACCTGGACAAGGTGCTGGAACAGTCGCGCGACAACCCGGTCTTCTATGTGCAATACGCCCATGCCCGCTGCCATTCGGTGCTGCGCCACGGCGCCCAGGCGTTGCCTGGGGCCGATCTGTCCGCTGCCGCTTTGGCCACGGGTCCGTTGAGCCGCTTGACCGATCCGGCAGAGCTTGCTGTCATCAAGCTGCTGGCCGGTTGGCCGCGTCTGGTGGAAAGCGCCGCCGAAGCCCATGAGCCGCATCGGGTGGCCTTCTATCTCAACGACGTGGCCGCCGCTTTCCACGGTCTGTGGAACAAGGGCAAGGACGACACGCAATTGCGCTTCCTGATCGAAGGCGATGCCGAATTGTCCCTGGCCCGCATGGGGCTGGTACGCGCCGTCGCCGATGTCATCGCATCGGGTTTGGCGGTGTTTGGTGTGGAACCGGTGGAGGAGATGCGCTGA
- a CDS encoding bacteriohemerythrin, translating to MATITWNPMMSVGVPILDADHRTLVGLINDLHHSVGDDEEYATLGSVLKALQEYADHHFAREERVMEICRYPSMEVHRRMHQRLSKQVSDLKNGYDSDRTAVRAKDCLDFLHKWLIEHICSTDMDYRSWVIGHGEALSAAEALSMTGPKTNASLDWRQLRVLVVDDNQNFAQVLRTILEGVGVTTIGVAMDLDAAKTRLQASVIDVVVTDWHVGTENGLDLVAWIRRQPALAQLPVLVLSGHERIANRDVALAAGADEFMEKPISARGLLICLSRLMRKDKSP from the coding sequence ATGGCCACCATCACCTGGAACCCGATGATGAGCGTCGGTGTCCCTATCTTGGACGCCGACCATCGGACCTTGGTGGGGTTGATCAACGACCTGCACCATTCCGTCGGCGACGACGAGGAATACGCCACCCTGGGCAGCGTGTTGAAGGCGTTGCAGGAATATGCCGATCACCATTTCGCCCGCGAGGAACGGGTGATGGAGATTTGCCGCTATCCGTCGATGGAGGTGCATCGGCGCATGCACCAGCGCCTGTCCAAGCAGGTGAGCGATCTGAAAAACGGCTACGACAGCGACCGTACGGCGGTGCGGGCCAAGGATTGCCTGGATTTTCTGCATAAATGGCTGATCGAGCATATTTGCTCGACCGACATGGATTATCGCTCGTGGGTGATTGGCCACGGCGAAGCCCTGAGCGCGGCGGAAGCCCTGTCCATGACCGGCCCCAAGACCAATGCCAGCTTGGATTGGCGGCAATTGCGGGTGCTGGTGGTCGACGACAACCAGAACTTCGCCCAAGTCCTGCGCACCATCCTGGAAGGCGTCGGCGTCACCACTATCGGTGTCGCCATGGATTTGGATGCGGCCAAGACCCGGTTGCAGGCTTCGGTCATCGATGTGGTGGTCACCGACTGGCATGTGGGGACGGAAAACGGCCTGGATCTGGTGGCCTGGATCCGGCGTCAGCCGGCCTTGGCCCAACTGCCGGTGTTGGTGCTGTCGGGGCATGAACGTATCGCCAATCGCGACGTGGCGTTGGCCGCCGGTGCCGACGAGTTCATGGAGAAGCCCATTTCCGCCCGTGGCCTGCTGATCTGCCTGTCGCGGCTGATGCGCAAGGACAAATCCCCATGA
- the nagZ gene encoding beta-N-acetylhexosaminidase — MSANNPIPAAAIFGCAGLTLSEDERRFFARVNPLGFILFARNVDTPDQVRDLVRQLRDSVGRDDAPVLIDQEGGRVQRLRPPHWRKAPPGADFARLAERDRDAAIHALHLNYRLIGQELAELGIDVDCAPVLDVPIPGAHDVIGDRAFGLTADMVADLGRAVCDGLLDQGVLPVIKHIPGHGRAMVDSHLALPVVETSRAQLEAQDFPPFIALSDQPWAMTAHVVYGALDADAPATTSAKVIGEIIRGVIGFEGFLISDDLSMKALGGDFASRTTASLEAGCDAVLHCNGDMAEMQAIAAAVSPLSEIARERLARGQRLKRQAVALNKDEAAAEIARLLT; from the coding sequence TTGTCCGCAAATAATCCCATTCCCGCCGCCGCCATTTTCGGCTGTGCCGGCCTGACCCTGAGCGAGGACGAACGGCGTTTTTTCGCCCGCGTCAATCCGCTGGGCTTCATCCTGTTCGCCCGCAACGTGGATACTCCCGATCAGGTGCGGGATTTGGTGCGCCAGTTGCGTGACAGCGTCGGTCGGGATGACGCGCCGGTGCTGATCGACCAGGAAGGCGGGCGGGTGCAGCGCCTGCGTCCGCCCCATTGGCGTAAAGCCCCCCCTGGGGCCGATTTCGCCAGACTGGCCGAGCGCGACCGCGATGCCGCCATTCATGCGCTTCATCTCAATTACCGGCTGATCGGGCAGGAATTGGCCGAATTGGGCATCGACGTGGATTGCGCCCCGGTTCTGGATGTTCCCATCCCTGGCGCCCATGACGTCATCGGCGACCGTGCCTTCGGCCTGACCGCCGACATGGTCGCCGATCTGGGTCGCGCCGTCTGCGATGGCCTGCTCGATCAGGGCGTATTGCCGGTGATCAAGCACATTCCCGGCCATGGCCGCGCCATGGTTGACAGCCATCTGGCCCTGCCGGTGGTGGAAACCAGCCGCGCCCAATTGGAAGCCCAGGATTTTCCGCCCTTTATCGCCCTTAGCGATCAGCCCTGGGCGATGACCGCCCATGTGGTCTATGGCGCCCTTGATGCCGATGCCCCGGCCACTACCTCGGCCAAGGTCATCGGCGAGATCATCCGGGGCGTGATCGGGTTTGAAGGTTTCCTGATTTCCGATGATCTGTCCATGAAGGCCCTGGGCGGCGATTTCGCCAGCCGGACTACCGCCAGCCTGGAGGCCGGCTGCGATGCCGTCTTGCATTGCAACGGCGATATGGCGGAAATGCAGGCCATTGCCGCCGCCGTCTCGCCGTTGTCGGAAATCGCGCGCGAGCGTCTGGCCCGTGGTCAACGTCTCAAGCGCCAGGCCGTTGCGCTAAACAAGGATGAAGCCGCCGCCGAAATCGCCCGGTTGCTGACATGA
- a CDS encoding twin-arginine translocase TatA/TatE family subunit: MGSFSIWHWLIVLVIVLLLFGAGKIPKLMGDMAKGVKAFKKGLNEEDEAAAQPAKPADSAKIEADAAAKPAEKDAARH; the protein is encoded by the coding sequence ATGGGTAGCTTCAGCATTTGGCACTGGCTGATCGTTCTGGTCATCGTGCTTCTGCTGTTCGGCGCGGGTAAGATCCCCAAGCTGATGGGCGATATGGCCAAGGGCGTCAAGGCGTTCAAGAAAGGCCTGAACGAGGAAGACGAGGCCGCCGCTCAACCGGCCAAGCCCGCCGATTCCGCCAAGATCGAAGCCGATGCCGCGGCCAAGCCGGCGGAAAAGGATGCCGCCCGTCACTGA
- a CDS encoding SPOR domain-containing protein, with product MAGHSDDDFDRDILDIIPERFDADADSYHARAGSRLRNWLILGAAVLAVGVAVAVGWRVVAGGGDSANGIPVISADQRPIKIRPDDRGGMQVPNQDKLVYGRLEQGDGDAKVERLLPAAEQPVPPPAAPVAPPKPVAPVAPEVLKPAIPAAPVQAPAPAVVRPVEPMPPAPVAAPAPAKVASAPLPAPAPAPAPVKAAPVVAPAPPPPVPPAPVVKPAALAGGDYLVQLGALRSAPDAEKEWGRIQRSNADVLGGLKSDVVQVDLGAKGVFWRLRAGPLSEQSARQVCGELKNRSQGCMVVRK from the coding sequence ATGGCGGGACATTCCGACGACGATTTCGATCGCGACATCCTGGACATCATTCCTGAACGTTTCGACGCCGACGCCGATTCCTATCACGCGCGTGCCGGCAGTCGTTTGCGCAACTGGCTGATTCTGGGCGCCGCCGTTCTCGCTGTCGGCGTCGCGGTGGCCGTGGGATGGCGGGTGGTCGCCGGTGGTGGCGACAGTGCCAACGGCATTCCGGTGATTTCCGCCGACCAGCGCCCCATCAAGATCCGTCCCGATGATCGGGGCGGCATGCAGGTGCCCAACCAGGACAAGCTGGTCTATGGCCGCTTGGAACAAGGCGATGGTGACGCCAAGGTGGAACGTCTGCTGCCCGCAGCCGAGCAACCGGTGCCGCCGCCCGCTGCCCCCGTGGCTCCGCCCAAGCCGGTCGCTCCGGTGGCGCCGGAAGTGTTGAAGCCGGCAATTCCGGCGGCACCGGTTCAGGCCCCGGCCCCAGCGGTCGTCCGTCCGGTCGAGCCCATGCCGCCGGCTCCGGTTGCCGCTCCGGCTCCGGCCAAGGTGGCTTCGGCTCCGCTTCCGGCCCCGGCTCCGGCTCCCGCGCCGGTCAAGGCGGCACCGGTCGTTGCTCCGGCTCCGCCTCCGCCTGTCCCCCCGGCGCCGGTGGTCAAACCGGCGGCTTTGGCCGGTGGGGATTATCTGGTGCAATTGGGGGCGTTGCGTTCCGCCCCCGATGCCGAAAAGGAATGGGGCCGCATCCAGCGCAGCAATGCCGATGTACTAGGGGGACTGAAGTCCGACGTGGTGCAGGTGGATTTGGGCGCCAAGGGTGTGTTCTGGCGCTTGCGCGCTGGTCCGCTGAGCGAGCAATCCGCCCGTCAGGTGTGTGGCGAACTGAAGAATCGTAGCCAGGGGTGCATGGTTGTCCGCAAATAA
- the scpB gene encoding SMC-Scp complex subunit ScpB, whose product MTDGFDPQHLRVLEALLFASAQPLDERDLVEKLPPGSDVVALLTELQGQYAGRGVNLVRRDSKWAFRTAPDLAGQLVIEQTQTRRLSRAAIEVLAIIAYNQPITRAEIEEVRGVALSKGTLDLLFEAGWIRPRGRRRSPGKPLQWGTSDGFLDHFGLESLEDLPSLKELKAAGLLDTRPAADAYGNRAVDGLVPVDTDEDDEAEPELDLLDEDEVLGLAE is encoded by the coding sequence GTGACCGACGGTTTCGATCCCCAACATCTGCGGGTGCTGGAAGCGCTGCTGTTCGCCTCGGCCCAACCGCTGGACGAACGCGATCTGGTGGAAAAACTGCCCCCGGGCAGCGACGTTGTGGCGCTCTTGACCGAATTGCAGGGGCAATATGCCGGTCGCGGCGTCAATCTGGTCCGTCGCGACAGTAAATGGGCCTTTCGCACCGCTCCCGATCTGGCCGGGCAATTGGTCATCGAGCAGACCCAGACCCGGCGGCTGTCGCGTGCCGCCATCGAGGTTCTGGCCATCATCGCCTATAACCAGCCGATCACCCGGGCCGAGATCGAGGAAGTGCGTGGCGTCGCCCTGTCCAAGGGTACGCTGGACCTGTTGTTCGAGGCCGGCTGGATTCGTCCGCGCGGGCGGCGGCGCAGCCCGGGCAAGCCGTTGCAATGGGGCACCAGCGACGGCTTCTTGGATCATTTCGGCCTGGAAAGTCTCGAGGATTTGCCCAGCCTGAAGGAATTGAAGGCCGCCGGCCTGCTTGATACCCGTCCCGCCGCCGACGCCTATGGCAATCGCGCGGTTGACGGCCTCGTCCCGGTGGACACCGATGAGGACGACGAGGCCGAGCCGGAACTGGATTTGTTGGATGAGGACGAAGTGCTGGGTCTGGCGGAATAG
- a CDS encoding site-2 protease family protein: MTDLIGMVQQVSVVALPLIFAITLHEAAHGYAALALGDDTAKRAGRLSLNPLRHVDLVGSIIVPAVLLLVGSFLFGWAKPVPVDFRRLRNPRYGMVLVAAAGPASNVAMAIIAILLITWVGALPAAAVDWARLNLANAIYLNLLLAVFNMIPIPPLDGGRVAVGLLPRRLAFPLARLEDKGILIVVGLLMILPTVTGLAGFRIDPFDLLIQPVINFLLTILVSIFGG; the protein is encoded by the coding sequence ATGACCGATTTGATCGGCATGGTGCAGCAGGTTTCCGTGGTGGCGTTGCCGCTGATTTTCGCCATCACTCTGCACGAGGCGGCCCATGGCTATGCCGCCCTGGCCCTGGGCGACGATACCGCCAAGCGGGCCGGGCGGTTGTCGCTCAATCCTCTGCGCCATGTGGATCTGGTCGGTTCGATCATCGTGCCCGCCGTACTGTTGCTGGTGGGCAGTTTCCTGTTCGGCTGGGCCAAGCCGGTGCCGGTGGATTTCCGCCGTTTGCGCAACCCGCGCTATGGCATGGTGTTGGTCGCCGCCGCCGGTCCGGCCAGCAATGTGGCCATGGCCATCATCGCCATCTTGCTGATCACTTGGGTCGGTGCCTTGCCGGCTGCGGCGGTGGATTGGGCCCGGCTCAATCTGGCCAATGCCATTTACCTGAATTTGCTGTTGGCGGTGTTCAACATGATCCCCATTCCGCCCTTGGATGGCGGACGGGTGGCGGTCGGCCTACTGCCGCGCCGGTTGGCCTTTCCCCTGGCCCGGCTGGAGGACAAGGGCATCCTGATCGTCGTCGGCCTGCTGATGATCCTGCCCACCGTGACCGGTCTGGCCGGCTTTCGCATCGATCCGTTCGATCTGCTGATCCAGCCGGTGATCAATTTTCTCCTGACCATCCTGGTTTCCATTTTCGGCGGATGA
- the tatB gene encoding Sec-independent protein translocase protein TatB: protein MFDIGMDEMALVAVVALIVIGPKDLPQVLRMCGQWVRKAREMAGEFQRGVDDMVRESGVSDLKSQVEKVADTNALRQQIENTIDPTGDIVRSLEAPKLDQPAAEPEAPSMPAPEKPPAP from the coding sequence ATGTTCGATATCGGCATGGATGAGATGGCTTTGGTGGCCGTGGTGGCGTTGATCGTCATCGGCCCCAAGGACTTGCCGCAGGTCTTGCGCATGTGCGGCCAATGGGTGCGCAAGGCGCGCGAAATGGCTGGCGAGTTTCAGCGCGGTGTCGATGACATGGTGCGCGAAAGCGGCGTATCCGACCTGAAAAGTCAGGTGGAAAAGGTCGCCGACACCAACGCCTTGCGTCAGCAGATCGAAAACACCATCGATCCCACCGGCGACATCGTCCGCAGCCTGGAAGCGCCCAAACTGGACCAGCCGGCGGCTGAACCGGAGGCCCCGTCCATGCCCGCCCCTGAAAAACCCCCGGCACCGTGA
- a CDS encoding deoxyguanosinetriphosphate triphosphohydrolase — translation MSEHLSSRSAILAPFACRPEESRGRLHAEPESGTRSPFQRDRDRIIHSAAFRRLQYKTQVFVYHEGDNFRTRLTHSLEVSQIARSIARVLGLEEDMAESLALAHDLGHTPFGHAGEDALQDVLSAFGGFDHNAQSLRIVTKLERRYIEFDGLNLTWETLEGLVKHNGPLTGPQASPREDDLPGAITEYVARHDLELDTFASAEAQAAALSDDIAYNNHDIDDGLRAGLFTIKDLADVPLVGPVFHAVMREHPDADISLHIHEAVRRMIGMMILDCIAETKRRIDDFAPRSADDVRRLKVPLVSFSDEMRANDRALKKFLFPNMYRHFTVNRMTSKGRRVVKDLFNLLFAEPGCLPPEWRRLTDGAGTAKTARVVGDYIAGMTDRFALDEHRRLFDMQEKP, via the coding sequence ATGAGCGAACATTTGTCGTCCCGATCCGCAATCCTGGCTCCTTTCGCCTGCCGGCCCGAGGAGTCGCGCGGGCGTCTGCATGCCGAGCCGGAAAGCGGCACCCGTTCGCCGTTTCAGCGCGACCGCGACCGCATCATCCATTCCGCCGCCTTCCGTCGCCTGCAATACAAGACCCAGGTCTTCGTCTATCACGAAGGCGACAATTTCAGGACGCGGCTGACCCATTCGCTGGAAGTGTCGCAGATCGCGCGCTCCATCGCCCGCGTGCTGGGGCTGGAAGAGGATATGGCGGAATCCCTGGCCCTGGCCCACGATCTGGGGCACACCCCCTTCGGCCATGCCGGCGAGGACGCGTTGCAGGATGTGCTGTCGGCCTTCGGCGGCTTCGATCATAACGCCCAGTCGCTGCGCATCGTCACCAAGCTGGAACGCCGTTACATCGAATTCGACGGCCTCAACCTGACCTGGGAAACCCTGGAAGGTCTGGTCAAGCATAACGGCCCGCTGACCGGACCGCAGGCCAGCCCGCGCGAAGACGATTTGCCCGGGGCCATCACCGAATATGTCGCCCGCCATGATCTGGAGCTGGACACCTTTGCCAGCGCCGAGGCGCAGGCGGCGGCCCTGTCCGACGACATCGCCTATAACAACCACGACATCGATGATGGCCTGCGCGCCGGCCTGTTCACCATCAAGGATCTGGCCGACGTGCCTTTGGTCGGGCCGGTGTTCCATGCGGTGATGCGGGAGCATCCCGATGCCGATATCAGTCTGCACATCCATGAAGCGGTGCGGCGCATGATCGGCATGATGATTTTGGACTGCATCGCCGAGACCAAGCGCCGCATCGATGATTTCGCCCCTCGATCGGCCGACGACGTGCGCCGGCTGAAGGTGCCCTTGGTGTCGTTCTCGGATGAGATGCGGGCCAATGACCGCGCCTTGAAGAAATTCCTGTTCCCCAACATGTACCGCCACTTCACCGTCAATCGCATGACCAGCAAGGGGCGGCGGGTGGTGAAGGACCTGTTCAATCTGCTGTTCGCCGAGCCCGGCTGTCTGCCGCCGGAATGGCGCCGCCTGACCGATGGCGCCGGTACCGCCAAGACCGCCCGCGTGGTCGGCGATTACATCGCCGGCATGACCGACCGTTTCGCCCTGGACGAGCACCGTCGTCTGTTTGACATGCAAGAGAAGCCCTGA
- a CDS encoding ferredoxin--NADP reductase, which yields MSNILEKTVLDVHHWTDSLFTLKLNRDPGFRFENGQFAMIGLMVDGKPLMRAYSMVSANYEEHLEFLSIKVPNGPLTSRLQHIKPGDTILVNKKTTGTLVLPNLLPGKRLYLLSTGTGLAPFLSLIKDPEVYERFDQVVLVHGVRFIHDLVYVDFITEELPKNEFFGDEARHKLVYYPTVTREDFRNQGRITDLVKSGKLFSDLGVPQLNREEDRIMICGNPNMMNELADHLDSIGFNQGSHAGAGDYVIEKAFAEK from the coding sequence ATGTCGAACATTCTGGAAAAGACGGTTCTGGACGTCCATCACTGGACGGATTCCCTGTTCACCCTGAAGCTGAACCGTGATCCCGGTTTTCGGTTTGAAAACGGCCAGTTCGCCATGATCGGCCTGATGGTGGACGGCAAGCCGCTGATGCGCGCCTATTCCATGGTCAGCGCCAATTACGAGGAACACCTGGAATTTTTGTCGATCAAGGTGCCCAACGGCCCGTTGACCTCGCGCTTGCAGCACATCAAGCCGGGCGACACCATCTTGGTCAACAAGAAGACCACCGGCACCCTGGTGCTGCCCAATTTGCTGCCGGGCAAGCGCCTTTACCTGCTGTCCACCGGCACCGGCCTGGCCCCCTTCCTGTCGCTGATCAAGGACCCGGAAGTGTATGAACGCTTCGATCAGGTGGTCCTGGTGCACGGCGTGCGCTTCATCCACGATCTGGTCTATGTGGATTTCATCACCGAAGAACTGCCGAAGAACGAATTTTTCGGCGACGAAGCCCGCCACAAGCTGGTCTATTACCCGACGGTGACGCGTGAAGATTTCCGCAACCAGGGCCGCATCACCGATCTGGTCAAGTCGGGCAAGCTGTTCAGCGATCTGGGCGTGCCGCAGCTCAACCGCGAGGAAGACCGCATCATGATCTGCGGCAATCCCAACATGATGAACGAACTGGCCGACCACCTGGACAGCATCGGCTTCAACCAGGGCAGCCATGCCGGGGCCGGCGATTACGTCATCGAAAAGGCCTTCGCCGAGAAGTAA
- the erpA gene encoding iron-sulfur cluster insertion protein ErpA gives MSNVILTESAAQRVQALIAMEGKPNMMLRVAVSGGGCSGFQYNIELDDKTGEDDVVTEHHGVKLVVDQTSLDLLDGTEVDFVEDLMGASFQFRNPQATSTCGCGSSFSM, from the coding sequence ATGTCCAACGTCATCCTGACCGAAAGCGCCGCCCAGCGCGTTCAAGCCCTGATCGCCATGGAGGGCAAGCCCAACATGATGCTGCGCGTGGCCGTTTCCGGCGGCGGCTGTTCAGGCTTTCAATACAATATCGAGCTGGACGACAAGACCGGCGAAGACGACGTCGTCACCGAACATCACGGCGTCAAGCTGGTGGTCGACCAGACCTCGCTTGATCTGCTGGACGGCACCGAGGTGGATTTCGTCGAGGATCTGATGGGCGCCAGCTTCCAGTTCCGCAATCCGCAAGCGACCTCGACCTGCGGCTGCGGTTCCAGCTTTTCCATGTAA